A single region of the Syntrophotaleaceae bacterium genome encodes:
- a CDS encoding M20/M25/M40 family metallo-hydrolase, producing the protein MINKERIAGEFSRLAAISSPAFHEGAISRYLAERLERLGGTVHFDDTGEKIGSESGNLFAFFPPNGKDGNPLLFSVHMDTVGPAENVCPVLKDGVFTSAGETILGADDKAGIAELIEALEVVREQGIAHGPIEVVITVCEEVGLLGAKHLDSRRLKARRGFALDTQGVDRLIRTAPAANKMRFEITGRESHAGIAPEKGVSAIAVAARAISTMRLGRIDSETTANIGTIQGGQATNIIPRSVVMEGEARSHDPEKLTAQTEHMVACFTEAALQSEQVIDGERVAVTVRSEVLNDYPHMAVAVDSPVVLLAAKAAERLGRILDIKDGGGGSDANIFNDYGIETVILGTGMTRVHSVEESVSVADMVRVAELLVEIIRVA; encoded by the coding sequence ATGATCAACAAGGAACGAATTGCCGGCGAATTTTCGCGGCTGGCCGCCATTTCCAGCCCCGCTTTTCACGAGGGAGCCATATCCCGCTATCTGGCGGAGCGCCTGGAGCGCCTCGGCGGAACAGTCCATTTCGATGATACGGGGGAGAAAATCGGCAGCGAGAGCGGCAATCTGTTTGCATTTTTTCCCCCAAACGGCAAGGACGGAAATCCTTTGCTGTTTTCGGTGCACATGGACACTGTGGGGCCGGCGGAAAACGTCTGTCCGGTCCTGAAGGATGGGGTCTTTACCAGTGCCGGCGAGACGATTCTCGGCGCCGACGACAAGGCGGGAATCGCCGAACTCATTGAGGCTCTGGAAGTCGTCCGGGAGCAGGGCATTGCCCACGGACCGATCGAGGTGGTGATCACGGTCTGCGAGGAGGTCGGACTGCTCGGCGCCAAACATCTGGATTCCCGGCGTCTGAAAGCCAGGCGGGGATTCGCTCTCGACACGCAGGGTGTGGACAGGCTGATCCGTACCGCACCGGCCGCCAACAAGATGCGATTCGAAATCACCGGTCGGGAGTCTCATGCCGGAATCGCGCCGGAAAAAGGTGTTTCTGCCATTGCCGTGGCCGCCAGGGCCATCTCGACCATGCGCCTGGGCCGGATCGACAGCGAAACCACGGCCAATATCGGCACCATTCAGGGCGGCCAGGCAACCAATATCATCCCCAGGAGCGTGGTCATGGAGGGGGAGGCGCGCAGCCACGATCCGGAAAAACTGACCGCCCAGACCGAGCATATGGTTGCCTGCTTCACAGAGGCCGCCCTGCAGTCGGAGCAGGTCATCGACGGGGAAAGAGTGGCCGTGACGGTCCGCAGCGAGGTCCTCAACGACTACCCCCACATGGCGGTCGCGGTCGACAGCCCGGTCGTGCTGCTTGCAGCCAAAGCCGCCGAAAGGCTGGGCAGAATTCTCGACATCAAAGACGGAGGCGGAGGGAGCGACGCCAACATTTTCAACGACTACGGCATCGAAACGGTCATCCTCGGCACCGGCATGACACGGGTCCATTCCGTTGAGGAAAGCGTCTCGGTAGCCGACATGGTCCGGGTGGCGGAACTGCTGGTGGAGATTATTCGGGTGGCTTGA
- the hrpB gene encoding ATP-dependent helicase HrpB: MTLSFPPLPIDPLLPDLRQALADHNAVVLQAEPGAGKTTRVPLALMAQSWLAGQRIWMLEPRRLAAAHAARYMARLLGEPVGERVGYAIRFERRVSPRTRVEVITEGLLTRRLQNDPLLEGVGLVIFDEFHERNLHSDLALALCRDIQQGLREDLRLLVMSATLDAEPVSDLLGGAPLLTSRGRSFPVAVRYLEREPQGRLADYTTGAILRTLADSEGDLLVFLPGVGDIRRCQEQLQGTVAEGETLICPLYGDLPFDDQQKALRPADRRKIVLATNIAETSLTIEGVRVVIDSGFMRRPRFDPASGLERLETVRISRANAEQRAGRAGRLAPGICLRLWPEARQGELLSFSPAEIRSADLTGLVLELARWGTPDAHQLAWLDPPAEGVLKQGRDLLVLLGALDEAGRITPAGETMAALPIHPRLAALLRAGERLGQVGLACDLAALLSERDPLAGREQAPHRTRCDLLERLELLDDWRSGRTNSAAGGKAESLRPVERAARYWREQLGAENAGSSRPADEDMVGRLLAAAYPDRIGRKRAGTLDRYHFSGGQGGRISPRSGVGEADFLVAVTMSGGDRGDGSIQTACSLTPDIIEQEFGPRLVWDRRVEWDREQERVVAREERKLGALILTVRPVIAGSGESLAALLTGLRLLGLETLGWSDASRQVANRIKFLARTFPEQDWPDCSEEAILADVENWLAPFLAGARSRADLELIDPLPALLGRLDWRQQRRLEELAPTRLKVPSGHFCNLSYPGQGAPVLAVKLQELFGLAETPRVAGGRVPVLIHLLSPARRPVAVTADLQSFWQQGYPEVRKELAGRYPKHPWPQDPWKALPTRFVKRRN, translated from the coding sequence ATGACGTTATCCTTCCCCCCGCTCCCCATCGACCCGCTCCTCCCCGATCTCCGTCAGGCTCTGGCCGACCATAACGCCGTCGTCCTCCAGGCCGAGCCGGGGGCAGGGAAGACCACCCGGGTTCCCCTGGCGCTGATGGCCCAGTCCTGGCTGGCCGGGCAGCGTATCTGGATGCTCGAGCCGCGGCGGCTTGCCGCCGCCCATGCCGCCCGGTACATGGCCCGGCTGCTGGGGGAGCCGGTGGGTGAACGGGTCGGGTACGCGATCCGTTTCGAACGCCGGGTTTCGCCAAGAACCCGCGTCGAGGTCATAACCGAAGGGCTCCTGACCAGGCGTCTGCAGAATGACCCCCTGCTGGAGGGGGTCGGGCTGGTCATTTTCGACGAATTCCATGAGCGTAACCTGCACAGCGATCTGGCCCTCGCCCTCTGTCGGGACATCCAGCAGGGCCTGCGCGAAGATCTCAGGCTGCTGGTCATGTCCGCCACTCTCGATGCCGAGCCCGTCTCGGACCTTTTGGGAGGAGCACCTTTGTTGACCAGCCGGGGACGCAGTTTTCCCGTGGCCGTCCGTTATCTGGAACGGGAGCCGCAAGGCAGGCTCGCCGACTATACGACCGGAGCAATTTTACGGACTCTTGCCGACTCCGAGGGCGACCTGCTGGTTTTTCTGCCCGGTGTCGGGGACATCCGCCGCTGCCAGGAACAGCTGCAGGGAACCGTCGCGGAGGGGGAAACCTTGATCTGCCCTCTCTACGGAGACCTGCCTTTCGACGACCAGCAGAAAGCCCTGCGCCCGGCCGACCGGCGCAAGATCGTGCTGGCCACCAACATCGCCGAAACCAGTCTGACCATCGAGGGAGTCAGGGTGGTGATCGACAGCGGATTCATGCGCCGGCCTCGTTTCGATCCGGCCTCCGGCCTCGAGCGCCTGGAAACGGTGCGGATTTCCCGGGCCAATGCGGAGCAACGGGCAGGGCGCGCGGGCCGATTGGCTCCCGGAATCTGTCTGCGGCTCTGGCCGGAAGCCCGGCAGGGTGAACTTCTCTCTTTTTCTCCTGCCGAGATTCGCAGCGCCGATCTGACCGGACTGGTTCTGGAGCTGGCCCGGTGGGGGACCCCCGATGCCCATCAGCTGGCCTGGCTGGACCCGCCGGCCGAAGGGGTTTTGAAGCAGGGACGGGATCTTCTGGTTCTGCTGGGCGCACTGGATGAAGCCGGACGGATCACTCCCGCGGGGGAAACGATGGCCGCCCTGCCGATCCACCCCCGCCTGGCTGCTCTGTTGCGGGCCGGGGAGAGGCTCGGGCAGGTGGGACTGGCCTGCGATCTGGCGGCCCTGCTGTCTGAGCGGGATCCCCTGGCAGGGCGTGAACAGGCTCCCCATCGCACCCGGTGCGATCTGCTTGAGCGTCTTGAACTCCTGGACGATTGGCGCAGTGGTCGTACGAATTCTGCGGCAGGAGGGAAGGCAGAATCTCTTCGCCCGGTCGAGCGTGCCGCCCGATACTGGCGGGAGCAGTTGGGGGCGGAAAACGCCGGCAGCAGCAGGCCGGCCGACGAAGATATGGTCGGCCGATTGCTGGCGGCCGCCTATCCTGACCGGATCGGGCGAAAAAGGGCGGGCACCCTTGACCGCTATCATTTCAGTGGCGGGCAGGGAGGCCGGATTTCGCCCCGCAGCGGGGTCGGGGAGGCGGATTTTCTGGTGGCGGTCACCATGAGCGGCGGGGATCGGGGGGACGGCTCGATTCAGACCGCCTGTTCCCTCACCCCGGACATTATCGAGCAGGAATTCGGCCCGCGGCTCGTTTGGGACCGAAGGGTGGAGTGGGATCGGGAGCAGGAGCGGGTTGTCGCTCGGGAAGAGCGGAAGCTTGGTGCGCTGATTCTAACCGTACGGCCGGTCATAGCCGGGTCGGGGGAGTCTCTGGCCGCCCTTCTGACGGGTCTTCGTCTTCTGGGTCTCGAAACCCTTGGCTGGAGCGATGCATCCAGGCAGGTGGCGAACAGGATCAAGTTCCTGGCCCGCACTTTTCCCGAACAGGACTGGCCCGATTGCAGCGAAGAGGCCATTCTTGCCGATGTCGAAAATTGGCTGGCACCTTTTCTTGCCGGTGCCCGCAGCCGGGCCGACCTGGAACTCATCGACCCGCTGCCGGCCCTGCTGGGTCGCCTCGACTGGCGCCAGCAGCGGCGGCTGGAAGAGCTTGCCCCGACTCGTCTCAAAGTCCCCAGCGGCCATTTCTGCAATCTGTCATATCCCGGTCAGGGGGCGCCGGTTCTGGCGGTCAAACTGCAGGAGCTTTTCGGATTGGCCGAGACGCCGCGGGTGGCCGGGGGGCGGGTTCCGGTCCTCATTCACCTGCTTTCCCCCGCCCGGCGTCCGGTTGCGGTAACCGCCGACCTGCAGAGCTTCTGGCAGCAAGGCTACCCCGAGGTCAGGAAGGAACTGGCCGGTCGTTATCCCAAGCATCCCTGGCCGCAGGATCCCTGGAAGGCTTTGCCGACCCGTTTCGTCAAACGGAGAAATTGA
- a CDS encoding MFS transporter has product MAPPNSTPLYSWPFLCMALGNFSSSASFSVFFLFPLIIEDYGGSEADIGLIMGIFVLASTLSRPWISDMVDRIGRKRSFTVGSLLMTLLPFFYPAGDLELSIIYLPLLALRIVHGIGLALCFTAAFTYVADIVPATRLNEGIGMFGISGLVGIAVGPLLAEAALNRYGASGFFLSASALAVVGLICHLPLRETLPQGLEAGRMTFFAVLRQPRMLLVTALAVLFGFGLTGSGNFVAPLAEHRHISFASLFFISYSASAVTIRLFGGRLADRVGEHRVVPYGFAIAGVGLFVLVLVTNPVLLALAGLAAGAGHGLLFPTLNSWAVRSQPPALRGKVTGIYTGALDGGNFAGSVLLGFIGEWAGLSVLFLCAGAALWAGLLVLKVSRRV; this is encoded by the coding sequence GTGGCCCCTCCGAACAGCACTCCCCTCTACAGTTGGCCGTTTTTGTGTATGGCTCTGGGAAATTTTTCCTCAAGCGCCAGCTTCAGCGTGTTTTTTCTCTTTCCGCTGATCATCGAGGATTATGGCGGCTCCGAGGCGGACATCGGGCTGATCATGGGTATCTTCGTTCTTGCCTCCACCCTCTCCCGGCCATGGATTTCGGACATGGTCGATCGTATCGGCCGTAAAAGGAGTTTCACCGTCGGCTCCCTGTTGATGACCCTGCTGCCGTTTTTTTATCCGGCCGGCGATCTGGAGCTGAGCATTATCTATCTGCCCCTGCTGGCGTTGCGCATCGTGCATGGCATCGGCCTGGCTCTCTGTTTTACCGCCGCCTTCACCTATGTGGCCGACATCGTACCCGCTACCCGGTTGAACGAGGGGATCGGCATGTTCGGAATCTCCGGCCTGGTCGGGATAGCGGTCGGCCCTCTGCTGGCCGAAGCGGCTCTCAATCGCTACGGCGCTTCGGGTTTTTTCCTGAGCGCTTCCGCCCTGGCTGTTGTCGGTCTGATATGCCACCTCCCTTTGAGGGAAACCCTGCCGCAAGGATTGGAGGCCGGCAGGATGACCTTCTTCGCCGTGCTGAGGCAGCCAAGAATGCTGCTGGTCACGGCCCTGGCAGTGCTGTTCGGTTTCGGCCTGACAGGTTCCGGGAATTTTGTCGCGCCCCTGGCCGAGCATCGCCACATCTCCTTTGCGTCTCTCTTTTTCATCTCCTATTCCGCCTCGGCTGTTACCATCCGATTGTTCGGCGGCCGGCTGGCCGATCGGGTCGGTGAGCACCGTGTCGTGCCCTATGGGTTCGCCATCGCCGGAGTCGGTCTTTTTGTCCTGGTTCTGGTGACCAATCCGGTTTTACTGGCTCTGGCAGGGCTGGCTGCCGGTGCCGGGCACGGCCTGCTCTTTCCCACACTCAACAGCTGGGCTGTGCGCAGCCAGCCGCCAGCCCTGAGAGGCAAGGTCACCGGCATCTACACCGGGGCACTGGACGGCGGCAATTTCGCCGGCTCCGTCCTGCTGGGTTTTATCGGCGAATGGGCCGGCCTGTCGGTGCTTTTTCTGTGTGCTGGGGCCGCATTGTGGGCAGGACTGCTGGTTCTGAAGGTTTCCCGCCGCGTTTGA
- a CDS encoding FIST N-terminal domain-containing protein, with protein MAGKIRQMIDTIMEQKAKDNPMMERVIKAKMILKGINPVRYTDQSEDDPAIISQLESMMATLGAAATPSSTAASRPAPMPAAAPAGPSTSSRISKSANARIKTGYSTNPFTPACIGEIRNQLAEVDPSLVIFFSSTKHAPAVVSRQMQSAFPKAKVIGCSTAGEIVSGHMLTDSIVAMGFSAEAAGNCEIQIIENPASRESIEAACKKFESHFGESMAAMDPSSYVGILLIDGLAGAEEGFMANLGDLTNVNFIGGSAGDDLKFSGTHLYAQGKSHTGAAVIALLKPGIRFSFIKTQSFRLVGKTLRVTKANESSREVLQFNDKPAVEAYAEAIGVPVGELSQRFMRNPIGLIIEGEPYVRSPQQVKGGSVCFYCGVKEGMKLSLLESTDIIADTRNAIAQAEKDLGGLSALIDFDCILRTLALRNEKLTGEYGKLFEKVPTIGFSTYGEQYIGHINQTATMLAFG; from the coding sequence ATGGCTGGTAAAATTCGTCAGATGATCGACACCATCATGGAGCAAAAGGCCAAGGACAACCCTATGATGGAAAGGGTTATCAAGGCCAAGATGATTCTTAAAGGGATCAATCCCGTCCGCTACACGGATCAGTCGGAGGATGACCCGGCCATCATTTCCCAACTCGAGAGCATGATGGCCACCCTGGGCGCTGCCGCGACTCCGTCTTCGACAGCGGCAAGCAGGCCGGCACCCATGCCTGCGGCAGCTCCGGCCGGACCTTCAACGTCTTCCCGGATCAGCAAAAGCGCAAACGCAAGGATCAAGACGGGCTACTCCACCAATCCCTTCACTCCCGCCTGCATTGGGGAAATCCGCAATCAACTGGCGGAAGTGGATCCCTCTCTGGTCATTTTCTTTTCGTCGACCAAACATGCCCCGGCGGTGGTCAGCCGCCAGATGCAGTCCGCTTTTCCAAAAGCGAAAGTCATCGGTTGCTCCACTGCGGGGGAAATTGTCTCCGGCCACATGCTGACCGACTCCATCGTGGCCATGGGGTTTTCTGCCGAAGCCGCCGGCAACTGCGAAATCCAGATTATTGAAAACCCTGCCAGCCGAGAGAGCATCGAGGCAGCCTGTAAAAAATTCGAGTCCCATTTCGGTGAATCCATGGCCGCCATGGATCCTTCGAGCTATGTGGGCATACTGCTGATCGACGGTTTAGCCGGAGCCGAGGAAGGGTTCATGGCGAATCTCGGCGACCTTACCAACGTCAACTTTATCGGCGGCTCCGCCGGCGATGACCTGAAGTTTTCCGGAACCCATCTGTATGCCCAGGGAAAAAGCCATACCGGTGCCGCAGTTATCGCTCTTTTGAAACCCGGCATCCGCTTCTCCTTCATCAAAACCCAGAGTTTCCGTTTGGTCGGAAAAACTCTGCGGGTCACCAAGGCCAACGAGTCCAGCCGCGAGGTGCTGCAGTTCAACGACAAGCCTGCCGTTGAGGCTTATGCCGAGGCCATCGGCGTACCCGTCGGCGAGCTGAGCCAGCGTTTCATGCGCAATCCGATCGGATTGATTATCGAGGGGGAGCCCTACGTCCGCAGTCCTCAGCAGGTGAAGGGCGGGTCCGTTTGCTTCTATTGCGGAGTGAAGGAGGGAATGAAGCTCTCGCTGCTGGAGTCCACGGACATCATCGCCGATACGCGCAATGCCATCGCCCAGGCGGAAAAAGACCTCGGCGGGCTGTCAGCGCTGATCGATTTCGACTGTATTCTGCGGACACTGGCTCTGCGCAATGAGAAATTGACCGGCGAGTACGGAAAACTTTTCGAAAAAGTTCCCACAATCGGTTTCAGCACCTACGGCGAGCAGTATATCGGGCATATCAACCAGACGGCCACCATGCTCGCCTTCGGCTAG
- a CDS encoding DUF4388 domain-containing protein: MSVLFDKKDIPGDPGNRNLQGSLSLTTVSDLLQFLAASDKRGGVKIVRPSGDEEGTIYFGKGKVLSAESGGRAGLECFAYLLTWKEGTFQFLPGVIPLETTIGLPVQHAILEAVVMQENLTNHYASNSQPENEEGSSHMEQGPRESTEVLNDLLEISGIDAVVVVGRDGFVIESAGSSARVNIDELGGSLAHAINSMEEMGNELNINRFQDMFIEYGRAVILCKPVGDAIAAIITPDASKLGIIRHKTKKLFQELSLSF; the protein is encoded by the coding sequence ATGTCTGTTCTCTTTGATAAAAAAGATATTCCGGGTGATCCCGGCAATCGCAATCTTCAGGGCAGCCTTTCCCTGACTACGGTCAGCGACCTGCTGCAGTTTCTCGCCGCCAGCGACAAGCGCGGGGGGGTGAAGATCGTTCGTCCGTCGGGAGACGAAGAGGGAACCATCTATTTCGGCAAAGGCAAGGTCCTTTCAGCCGAGTCCGGCGGACGGGCAGGGCTGGAATGCTTTGCCTACCTGCTGACATGGAAGGAAGGGACTTTTCAGTTTCTGCCGGGGGTCATACCTTTGGAGACAACCATCGGTCTGCCCGTTCAGCACGCCATTCTTGAAGCCGTGGTCATGCAGGAGAATCTGACCAACCATTATGCATCGAACAGTCAGCCAGAGAACGAGGAAGGGAGTAGTCACATGGAACAGGGGCCAAGGGAATCAACGGAAGTATTGAACGACCTGCTTGAAATCTCCGGCATCGATGCGGTGGTGGTGGTAGGTCGCGACGGCTTTGTCATCGAATCCGCCGGCAGCAGCGCCCGGGTCAATATCGATGAGCTCGGCGGGTCTCTCGCCCACGCCATCAACAGCATGGAGGAGATGGGCAACGAACTGAACATCAACCGCTTTCAGGACATGTTCATCGAATACGGCCGCGCCGTCATCCTGTGCAAGCCGGTTGGAGACGCCATCGCCGCCATCATCACACCGGACGCCTCGAAGCTGGGGATCATCCGCCACAAGACCAAAAAGCTTTTCCAAGAGCTGAGCCTGTCTTTCTAG
- a CDS encoding ParA family protein: MTNIISIVSAKGGTGKTTVSLNLAVALAEAGDPTLLMDVDPLGAIGFSLARSDTEWRGLAEHIVEEIPIDEVIIQTKLPNLSILPRGCLDPLDIDVYENVLRCSSSLQDILTTIGNRYRYIIIDTPSGLGPVTRAALAVSNYTLLPLQAEPLALRAISQTLRVLQHVKEEENEKLELLGILPTMVQLDRDVSFSVMNAAWSSLAAVMETYISRADIFHLASEKGLPVSFLPGKYPPEAMRFELLAAEIKTLIQNLGGSTGDEDDRPQRELI, translated from the coding sequence ATGACTAACATTATTTCCATTGTCAGTGCCAAAGGCGGCACGGGGAAAACCACCGTTTCCCTGAATCTGGCCGTCGCCCTGGCCGAAGCCGGCGATCCGACCCTGCTGATGGATGTCGATCCTCTCGGCGCCATCGGTTTTTCGCTGGCCAGAAGCGACACCGAATGGCGGGGACTGGCGGAACACATCGTTGAGGAGATCCCCATTGACGAGGTGATCATCCAGACCAAGCTGCCCAATCTGTCGATCCTGCCCCGGGGGTGTCTGGATCCTCTCGATATCGATGTTTACGAAAATGTTCTGCGGTGCTCTTCCTCCCTGCAGGATATTCTTACGACGATCGGCAACCGTTACCGTTACATCATCATCGATACCCCTTCGGGGTTGGGGCCTGTGACCCGGGCCGCCCTCGCGGTCAGCAACTATACCCTGCTCCCTTTGCAGGCGGAACCCCTGGCCCTGCGGGCGATATCCCAGACCTTGCGGGTGCTGCAGCATGTGAAGGAGGAAGAAAACGAGAAGCTGGAACTTCTCGGCATTCTTCCAACCATGGTGCAGCTTGACCGGGATGTTTCCTTTTCGGTCATGAATGCCGCCTGGTCTTCCCTGGCGGCGGTCATGGAGACCTACATTTCCCGGGCGGATATCTTTCACTTGGCCAGCGAGAAGGGGTTGCCCGTTTCCTTTCTTCCGGGCAAATATCCTCCGGAAGCCATGCGGTTCGAGCTCTTGGCCGCTGAAATAAAAACCCTTATCCAGAATCTTGGTGGTAGCACGGGAGACGAGGATGACAGACCGCAACGCGAGCTCATATAA
- a CDS encoding inositol monophosphatase family protein codes for MEELLKTARSLALTAGSHIRQSACNLGRVGYKGRADLVTDVDRQAEEIILGGLRQTYPDHAVLAEESGENLVQSDFRWVIDPIDGTTNFVHGYPFFCVSVAVQYRLETVAAVVYNPVHEELYTALKGRGACLNDRPIAVSQTGELAKSLVATGFPYRLGERWQHSMSLFEAFYLNSHGVRRDGAAALDLCYVAAGRFDGFWEYELKPWDVAAGILIVQEAGGKTTDFEANPSGIADRQILASNCVIHEEMLQVIQRHPV; via the coding sequence ATGGAAGAGCTTCTCAAGACCGCCCGGTCGCTGGCTCTGACGGCCGGCAGTCATATTCGGCAGTCCGCTTGTAATCTGGGACGGGTGGGCTACAAGGGGCGGGCCGATCTGGTCACGGATGTCGATCGACAGGCCGAAGAGATAATCCTCGGAGGCCTTCGGCAAACATATCCGGACCATGCCGTTCTCGCCGAGGAATCAGGAGAAAACCTGGTTCAAAGCGATTTTCGCTGGGTCATAGATCCGATCGACGGAACGACCAATTTCGTTCACGGTTATCCATTCTTCTGCGTTTCAGTTGCTGTCCAGTACCGTCTGGAAACAGTGGCCGCCGTTGTCTACAATCCTGTTCATGAAGAGTTATATACCGCGCTCAAAGGCCGGGGGGCGTGTCTGAACGATCGGCCGATCGCCGTCTCCCAAACCGGCGAACTGGCCAAATCCCTGGTTGCCACCGGCTTCCCCTATCGCCTCGGCGAGAGGTGGCAGCACTCCATGTCCCTTTTTGAAGCCTTCTATCTGAACAGCCATGGGGTTCGGCGCGACGGCGCTGCTGCACTGGACCTCTGTTACGTTGCGGCGGGGCGCTTCGACGGGTTCTGGGAATATGAGCTGAAGCCGTGGGATGTTGCTGCGGGGATTTTGATCGTACAAGAAGCCGGCGGAAAAACGACCGATTTCGAGGCCAACCCCAGCGGCATCGCCGACCGGCAGATTCTGGCCAGCAACTGTGTAATCCATGAAGAAATGCTTCAGGTTATCCAAAGGCATCCGGTTTAG
- a CDS encoding D-2-hydroxyacid dehydrogenase, whose product MKIVVLDGYALNPGDLSWAPLQELGELKVYDRTPRELVLERAGDADAVLVNKVALNAEVIGKLPRLRYIGVLATGFDVVDLKAARDRGIPVTNVPGYSTRSVAQMVFALLLELTQQVGHHDRLVREEGRWSDCPDFCFWDRPLLELDGRTMGIVGFGRIGRQVAAIARAFGMKVVVHTAHPDKYRDLPEGRAVRFLELDSLFAESDVVSLHCPLSAKTERLVDERRLGLMKPNALLINAARGPLLDEKAVADALERGRLGGLGADVLGKEPPRPDNLLLKAPKVVLTPHIAWATREARTRLLHTVVENLRAFQEGRSLNVVN is encoded by the coding sequence ATGAAAATCGTTGTTCTGGATGGATATGCGTTAAATCCGGGAGACCTGAGCTGGGCCCCGTTGCAGGAACTCGGCGAGCTGAAAGTGTATGACCGCACCCCGCGGGAGCTGGTTTTAGAGCGGGCTGGCGATGCGGATGCCGTGCTTGTCAATAAGGTTGCGCTGAACGCCGAGGTTATCGGGAAGCTCCCCCGTTTGCGTTATATCGGAGTGTTGGCCACCGGTTTCGACGTCGTCGATCTGAAGGCGGCGCGGGACAGAGGCATTCCGGTGACGAATGTTCCCGGTTACAGTACCCGTTCCGTGGCGCAGATGGTCTTCGCTCTGCTGCTGGAGCTGACCCAGCAGGTCGGTCATCACGACCGGCTGGTGCGGGAAGAGGGCCGCTGGAGCGATTGCCCCGATTTCTGTTTCTGGGATCGTCCGCTGCTGGAACTTGACGGCCGGACCATGGGAATCGTCGGCTTCGGACGGATCGGCCGGCAGGTCGCAGCCATCGCCCGGGCTTTCGGCATGAAAGTGGTGGTGCATACGGCTCATCCGGATAAATACCGGGATCTCCCGGAGGGCAGGGCGGTTCGTTTTCTGGAACTCGACTCACTTTTTGCCGAAAGCGACGTGGTGAGTCTGCATTGCCCCCTGTCCGCCAAGACTGAACGGCTCGTCGATGAACGCCGCCTGGGTTTGATGAAACCGAACGCCCTGCTGATCAATGCCGCCAGGGGGCCGCTTCTGGATGAAAAGGCGGTGGCTGATGCTCTTGAGCGGGGCCGCCTCGGCGGCCTGGGTGCCGACGTTCTCGGCAAGGAACCACCCCGCCCCGATAACCTTTTGCTGAAGGCGCCAAAGGTCGTTCTCACCCCCCACATCGCCTGGGCCACACGGGAGGCCCGAACCCGGCTGCTGCACACCGTGGTCGAAAACCTCCGGGCCTTCCAGGAAGGCCGCTCGCTGAACGTGGTCAATTAA
- a CDS encoding tetrahydrofolate dehydrogenase/cyclohydrolase catalytic domain-containing protein: MSAKLLEGKVVAEAVLKDVAERVAALKEKGVNPGLGTILVGEDGPSISYVNKKRETCRAVGIASFHIEIPATARQADLIAAVRDFNESPDVDAFIIQYPLPRGFDFGEALMLMDPNKDADGLHPVNLGRLVLQEPGPVPCTPAGIREMLKHYGISVEGKEMVIIGRGPTLGRPLSLLMTLKQQFANAAVTVVHSGIKDIAVYTRRADIVIAAAGSPGVLKPDMIRPGAVVVSGGISWEGRKLLPDVDESVGEVAGWITPRLGGVGPTTVAMLLRNTVMAAEKRKNTTRTE, from the coding sequence ATGTCAGCGAAATTGCTTGAGGGTAAAGTTGTCGCCGAAGCGGTGCTGAAGGATGTGGCGGAGAGGGTGGCAGCCCTGAAGGAGAAGGGCGTTAATCCCGGCCTGGGAACCATCCTGGTCGGTGAAGACGGTCCCAGCATCAGCTATGTCAACAAGAAGCGGGAGACCTGCCGGGCGGTGGGCATCGCATCTTTCCATATCGAGATCCCCGCCACCGCCAGGCAAGCCGACCTCATCGCCGCTGTACGGGATTTCAACGAAAGCCCCGACGTCGACGCCTTCATCATCCAGTATCCTCTGCCCAGGGGATTCGACTTCGGCGAGGCTTTGATGCTGATGGACCCGAACAAGGATGCCGACGGCCTGCATCCCGTCAACCTCGGCCGCCTGGTTCTGCAGGAGCCGGGTCCGGTCCCCTGCACCCCGGCAGGCATCCGGGAGATGCTCAAGCACTACGGCATTTCGGTGGAGGGCAAGGAGATGGTCATCATCGGGCGCGGTCCCACCCTCGGGCGGCCCCTGTCCCTCCTCATGACCCTCAAGCAGCAGTTCGCCAATGCCGCAGTCACAGTGGTTCATTCCGGCATCAAAGATATCGCGGTCTACACCCGCCGGGCCGATATCGTCATTGCCGCAGCCGGCAGTCCGGGCGTCCTCAAGCCGGACATGATCCGGCCTGGTGCGGTAGTGGTCAGCGGCGGCATCAGTTGGGAAGGCCGCAAGCTGCTGCCGGATGTGGACGAGTCCGTCGGCGAAGTGGCGGGCTGGATTACACCACGTCTCGGCGGCGTCGGCCCCACCACTGTCGCCATGCTGTTGCGCAATACCGTCATGGCGGCGGAAAAAAGAAAAAACACCACGCGGACGGAGTAA